The genomic region GGCAGCCCCACCGGAAACTGGGTGGCCGTGGTGAAGCCCGGACGCATTCTTTTCGAACTGCGGGGCGTGGCCTCCGATATGGCCCGGGAGTCCATCGCGCTGGCCCAGCAGAAGTTGTCGGTCAAGACCCGCCTGGTGGTCCGCGAAGACCTCTAGCGGGCCTGTTCTCGAGGAAGGGAAGGCATGAAACTGTACGAACTTCGTCAACTGTCCGAGACAGAGCTCCGCGACCGGGTGGCCGAACTGAGGGAAGAGATTTTCAACCTGAACTTTCAGAAGGCGACGCGGCAGATGGCGGATGCGAAACGCATCTCGTCGTCGCGCCGGGAAATCGCCCGGATTCTTACGCTCCTGCACGAGGATGAACTCCAGATCCGATCCATCCAGGCGGCGAGCGATGAGAACCGGGAAGACGGACAGGGTGATCCGGGAGAAGACGCATGAAGGAGCGGGGACACAGGAAGAACCGCGTGGGGCGCGTGCTCAGCAACAAGATGGAAAAGACCATCACCATCGCCGTCGAACGGATGGTGAAGCATCCTTTCTACGGCAGGTACGTGCGGCGCACCACCAAGCTGACGGTCCATGACGAAGAACAGACGTGCCGGATCGGCGACATCGTCCGGGTCACGGAGACACGTCCGCTGAGCAAGAACAAGCGCTGGCGGCTGACGGAAGTCATCCAGCGCGCGGAACAGGTCTAGTCTTCCTTAAGGCATGGCCTTAGTATCGGGAAGACGGCGAACGGGAAAGAAACAAG from Gemmatimonadota bacterium harbors:
- a CDS encoding 50S ribosomal protein L29, translating into MKLYELRQLSETELRDRVAELREEIFNLNFQKATRQMADAKRISSSRREIARILTLLHEDELQIRSIQAASDENREDGQGDPGEDA
- the rpsQ gene encoding 30S ribosomal protein S17 → MKERGHRKNRVGRVLSNKMEKTITIAVERMVKHPFYGRYVRRTTKLTVHDEEQTCRIGDIVRVTETRPLSKNKRWRLTEVIQRAEQV